The stretch of DNA TTTGGGTATTGGACAATGTGTGAAAACATATTACTTTGATGAAACAAAAACAGAGTTTAAACATTGTATTGGTGTTAATTGGTTGAAAGTAGATGGTGGATGGGAATACCAAGGTAAAAAAGGTGCAAGACAAACCATCAACTGGGATAGAAATTCAGAACGTATCAATTTGTATAAATCTATTCTAAATGGTACATACAGAAAAAATATAGAGAAGGTTGTTATGAATAAAAATATTAACGATTATTTAGATAAATTAAGAAAATCCAAAAACCTCATCCTCCGCGGTGCTCCTGGCACGGGAAAAACTTATCTTGCTAAAGAAATTGCTAAAGAATTAACGGATGGCAACGAAGATCAAATCGGCTTTGTTCAGTTTCATCCTTCGTATGACTACACGGATTTTGTCGAGGGTTTGCGCCCAGTATCCAATGGGGATGGAGCTATCGAGTTTAAATTACAAGATGGTATTTTTAAGAAGTTTTGTCAGAATGCTATAGATTCTAAGAAGATTGGAGGTCAAGATAATTTTGATGAAGCTTGGGATCTTTATCTTGAGTATGTAAATAACAGAGATGAAAAAGAATATTTGACAGAATTTTCCTATCTAACAGTAAATAGTCGAAATAATTTTAATATCAATTATGAAACTAAATCCCAAGGAACTGTCTTAACAAAATCTTATGTTTATGAACTATATAAAGATGAAAACTATCTGAAACAGCCCTATTATCATAACCAAGGAAAAAAAGTCCTTGAAACTTTAAAGAAAAGATTTGCTTTGAAAGACTATATTTCTCCAGAAGAGGTTGAAACAGACAAGAAATTCGTTTTCATTATCGATGAGATTAATCGTGGTGAGATTTCTAAGATTTTTGGTGAACTCTTTTTCTCTATTGACCCTGGCTATCGTGGTGAAAAGGGATGTGTTTCTACTCAGTATGCTAATTTACATGAGACTAATGAGAAATTTTATATCCCTGAAAATGTCTATATTATCGGAACTATGAATGATATTGACCGTTCAGTGGACACCTTTGATTTTGCTATGCGCCGTCGTTTCCGTTTTGTTGAAGTTACTGCTGAAAGCCAGTTATACATTCTAGATAACGAACTAGATGGACATGAGGAAGAAGCGAAAAAACGTTTAAGAAACTTGAACGCTGCTATTGAAAACGTTCAGGAGTTAAACAGTCATTATCATATCGGACCAAGTTATTTCCGTAATTTAAAAGAGTTGGATTATGATTATGAATTACTTTGGTCTGATTACCTCAAACCGCTTTTGGAAGATTACTTACGAGGTTCTTATGAAGAGGCTGAAACTCTGGGTACATTGAAAAAAGCATTTGATCTGACAAAGAATGAGCAAAAAGATCAGGCAGTAGCTGATGACCATGAAGGCGATGAAGACGATGATGCGGATAACTGATAATCAGCATAGAATTGCTAAGGAAGGCTTTGTCGCAGAATATCCCAAACTAAGTCAAGCACTTCTTGATAGAACACTAGATAACCTTTCTAAAGAGGACAATATCTTTATTTTTCCAAATGATTTGAAAAATTCTCCTGACTTAGAGAAGGACCAAAAAATCTTTGAAACAGTTAATCAGAAAATCAAGACTGGAAATGTGGTTGGTTTTCTGGGGTGTGGTCAGGAAAGATTAACAATTGCCTCTCGCTTTTCTGATGAGAGTAATGACCATTTTTTGCATTATCTCTTACACAAGGTTCTTCATATCAATCTCACTAGTTTAGATGTTGCTTTGTCTCTTGAAGAGAGGCTTTATCAACTTTTGATGTATCTCTTCCCTAAGTATCTACAAGCTGCAATTCGAAAAGGTCTTTATAAGGAATACCAGAGATTTTCTCATAATGACACTCATGTTAAGGGAGTGATTGATGTAAGAAACCATCTCAAGAAAAACCTTCCTTTCACGGGAAATATTGCCTACACAACGAGAGAGTTCACCTATGATAATCCCCTCATGCAGTTGGTCCGTCACACTATTGAATACATTAAGAACCAGAAAAGCATTGGTCAAGGGGTTCTTGATAATCTCTTGGCTAGTCGTGAAAATGTAGCAGAAATCGTGCGGGTAACTCCTTCTTATAAACTAGCTGATCGTGTTAAGATTATTCGGGGAAATCAATCTAAACCTATACGTCATGCATACTTTCACGAGTACAGAAAGTTACAAGAACTTTGTCTGATGATATTAAACAGAGAAAAGCACGGTTTTGGATATCAAGAGCAAAAAATTCATGGCATTCTCTTTGATGTTGCTTGGCTTTGGGAAGAATATGTTCATACCTTGTTGCCAAAAGATTTCATACATCCTAGAAATAAGGATAAGACGGACGGTATTTCAGTATTTTCTAATCGTGAAAGAAAAGTATATCCAGATTTTTATCAAGAAGAGCTTAAAATAGTATTAGATGCTAAGTATAAAAAACTGGAATTGACTGAAAAAGGAATCAACCGTGAGGACTTATTCCAGCTGATTTCCTATTCTTATATTTTGAAAGCTGAGAAGGCTGGTCTTGTTTTTCCGAGTAGGGACAAGGTTGTTGATAATGAGATAGGAAAGCTAGCAGGTTATGGAGCTTTGTTGAAGAAATGGTCTATCCAAATTCCTCAGGAGTCTTCATCCTATAGTGAATTTTGTGAAATGATGGAAAACTCCGAAGAAATATTTAAAAGTAATATTACTAAAGAAGTGGGGAGAAAATAATCTCTCCTTTCTTTTGTTATTTACACAATAAAAGCCGAACGATATATTTTAATTCATAAAATAATTTGACAAAAACCTTACTTTGTTTTATAATTGATTAAGGAAACGTCGGAAAAGGCGTAGTGATGCGAGAGCATAGGTAGGTCATTACAAAAGAAACGAGACATCGATATGTTAAATGAATTTCCAATTTTTGATTACGAAGATATTCAATTGATTCCAAATAAATGTGTGATTAAAAGCCGTGCAGAAGCAGATACAAGTGTCACTCTAGGAAATCACACCTTTAAACTACCTGTTGTGCCAGCTAATATGCAGACGATTTTGGATGAAAATGTAGCAGAGCAACTGGCTAAAGGTGGTTACTTCTACATTATGCATCGTTTTGATGAGGCAGGACGCATTCCTTTTATTAAACGCATGCACGAGCAAGGGCTCATTGCTTCTATATCTGTTGGTGTTAAGGACTACGAGTATGATTTCGTTAGCCAGCTCAAGGCTGATGCTCCTGAGTACATCACTATTGATATTGCCCATGGTCATGCGGATAGCGTGATTTCTATGATAAAACACATCAAGAAAGTATTGCCAGATACTTTTGTTATTGCTGGAAATGTGGGAACACCAGAAGCTGTGCGTGAATTGGAAAATGCTGGTGCGGATGCTACTAAGGTTGGTATCGGTCCTGGTAAGGTTTGTATCACCAAGGTCAAGACTGGTTTTGGTACAGGTGGTTGGCAGTTGGCTGCTCTACGCTGGTGTGCTAAGGCTGCGCGTAAACCGATTATCGCTGATGGAGGAATTCGTACTCACGGTGATATTGCCAAGTCTATCCGTTTCGGTGCTAGCATGGTCATGATTGGTTCCCTCTTTGCAGGACATATCGAAAGTCCAGGGAAAACGATTGAAGTCGATGGTGAACAGTTCAAAGAATATTACGGTTCAGCCTCACAATATCAAAAAGGTGCTTACAAAAATGTGGAAGGCAAACGTATCTTGCTTCCTGCAAAAGGCCATCTACAAGACACTTTAACTGAGATGGAACAAGACCTTCAAAGTGCTATTTCATACGCAGGTGGACGTCAAGTTGCTGACCTTAAACACGTTGATTATGTTATCGTGAAAAACTCTATTTGGAATGGGGATGCTTCCCGCTAAGACGGGCTATCCGTCTAGAAAAAAACTTGTTATTAGAGCAAATTTTTGTTATAATAAAACAAGTTTCCACCCTTAGTGTAATGGATATCACGTAAGATTCCGGTTCTTGAGATGGGGGTTCGATTCCCTCAGGGTGGATGTAAACATCCTAAAAAAGCCTTTAATAGGGCTTTTTTCTTTATCTTTCCCCAAATTTGCCTCTAAAACTGAAAACATTATTCTAAAGAATACCCAAATCTCTTCCAGTCCCGTTTTAGAGTGACTCAGGGGGCTTTTTTTGATATAATAAAAAGGACTGTTATCAGTTAGAAAGAGGTTGGTATGAAAGAATTACAAACTGTACTAAAGAACCATTTTGCAATCGAATTTGCAGACAAAAATTTACTGGAGACTGCCTTTACTCATACGAGTTATGCCAATGAGCACCGCCTCTTAAAAATTTCACACAATGAACGCTTGGAATTTTTAGGAGACGCTGTTCTACAGTTATTGATTTCAGAATATCTGTATAAAAAATATCCTAAAAAGCCTGAGGGTGACTTGTCTAAACTCCGTGCCATGATTGTCCGCGAGGAAAGTTTGGCTGGTTTTGCGCGTGATTGCCAGTTTGATCAGTTTATCAAGCTGGGTAAGGGGGAAGAAAAATCTGGTGGTCGCAATCGTGATACCATTCTTGGTGATGCCTTTGAGGCCTTTCTTGGTGCCCTCCTTTTGGACAAGGATGTGGCCAAAGTCAAGGAATTTATCTATCAAGTCATGATTCCTAAGGTTGAAGCAGGCGAATTTGAGATGATTACAGACTACAAAACCCATCTCCAAGAGTTGCTTCAGGTCAATGGGGATGTGGCTATCCGTTATCAGGTAATTTCTGAAACGGGTCCTGCCCATGATAAGGTTTTTGATGTAGAAGTTCTTGTTGAAGGTAAGAGCATTGGTCAAGGTCAAGGTCGTTCTAAGAAACTAGCAGAGCAGGAAGCTGCCAAAAATGCCGTTGAGAAAGGGCTGGATTCATGTATTTAAAGGAAATCGAAATTCAGGGATTCAAGTCTTTTGCTGATAAGACTAAGGTAGTCTTTGACCAAGGTGTGACGGCAGTTGTTGGGCCCAATGGATCTGGAAAGTCGAATATTACAGAAAGTCTGCGTTGGGCTTTGGGGGAGTCTAGTGTCAAGAGTCTCCGTGGTGGCAAGATGCCAGATGTTATCTTTGCTGGAACAGAAAGTCGCAAACCGCTCAATTATGCTTCTGTAGTTGTGACTTTGGATAATAATGACGGATTTATCAAGGATGCAGGTCAAGAAATCAGGGTAGAACGTCATATCTATCGCAGTGGAGATAGCGAATACAAGATTGACGGCAAGAAAGTCCGTCTGCGTGATATTCATGACCTTTTCTTGGATACTGGATTGGGACGAGATTCCTTCTCTATCATTTCCCAAGGGAAGGTTGAGGAGATTTTCAACTCTAAGCCTGAGGAACGCCGAGCTATTTTTGAAGAAGCTGCTGGAGTTTTAAAATACAAGACTCGCAGAAAAGAAACTGAGAGTAAACTGCAGCAAACCCAGGATAATCTGGATCGTCTAGAAGACATTATCTATGAGTTGGACAATCAAATCAAGCCTCTTGAGAAGCAAGCTGAAAATGCTCGTAAGTTTCTAGATTTGGAAGGCCAACGTAAAGCTATTTACTTGGATGTTTTAGCTGCTCAAATCAAGGAAAATAAGGCTGAACTAGATTTGACAGAAGAAGAGTTGGCACAGGTTCAGGAACTATTGACTAGTTATTACCAAAAGCGTGAAAAATTAGAGGAAGAAAATCATACTCTTAAAAAGCAACGCCAAGATTTACAGGCTGAAATGGCCAAAGACCAAGGCAGTTTGATGGATTTGACCAGTCTGATTAGTGATTTAGAGAGAAAATTAGCCTTATCGAAATTAGAATCTGAGCAAGTAGCCCTGAATCAACAGGAAGCACAAGTCCGTTTGGCTACTTTGGAGGATAAGAGAAAGACTCTAAGTCAGGAAAAGGCTGAAAAAGAAAGCTCTTTAGCTCTCTTAGAAGAAAATCTAGTCCAAAATAATCAAAAACTCAATCGTTTAGAGGCTGAATTGCTGGCTTTTTCAGATGATCCTGATCAAATGATTGAGCTCTTACGCGAACGCTTTGTAGCTCTTTTACAAGAAGAAGCAGATGTCTCAAACCAGCTGACCCGTATCGAAAACGAGTTGGAAAATAGTCGTCAGCTTTCTCAAAAACAAGCAGATCAACTACAAAAACTCAAAGAACAACTGGCTACAGCTAAAGAGAAGGCTAGTCAGCAAAAAGACGAGCTTGAAACTGCTAAGGAGCAGGTTCAGAAATTATTGGCCGACTATCAAGCTATTGACAAGGAGCAAGAGGAGCAGAAAGCTTCCTATCAAACTCAACAAAGTCAACTATTTGACCGTCTGGACAGTCTTAAAAACAAGCAGGCCAGAGCTAAAAGTTTGGAAAATATCCTGAGGAATCATAGTAACTTTTATGCAGGTGTTAAGAGTGTTCTCCAAGAAAAGGCCCGTCTTGGTGGAATAATTGGGGCTGTTAGTGAGCACCTGACCTTTGATGTGCATTATCAAACTGCTCTAGAGATTGCGCTTGGAGCAAGCAGTCAGCACATCATTGTAGAAGATGAGAACGCGGCGACTAAGGCCATTGATTTCCTCAAACGAAACAGAGCCGGTCGTGCAACCTTCCTTCCTTTGACAACAATCAATACTCGTACGATTTCTAGCCAGAATCAAGATGCTATCGCAGCAAGTCCAGGCTTCCTTGGGATGGCAGATGAGTTGGTGACATTCGATACTAGACTGGAAGCTATTTTCAAGAACTTGCTAGCTACAACAGCTATTTTTGATACCGTAGAACATGCGCGTGCAGCAGCGCGCCAGGTTCGTTATCAAGTTCGTATGGTAACCCTTGATGGAACAGAGTTGCGTACAGGTGGTTCCTATGCAGGTGGAGCCAATCGCCAGAATAACAGTATTTTCATCAAGCCAGAACTGGAGCAATTACAAAAAGAAATTGCTGAAGAAGAAGCGAGCTTGCGTAAAGATGAAGAGAGTTTGAAGACCTTGCAAGAGGAGGTGGCTAGACTGACAGAAAGATTAGAAGCCATCAAATCTCAAGGTGAGCAGGCTCGTATTCAGGAGCAGGGCTTATCCCTCGCTTATCAGCAAACCAGTCAGCAAGTTGAAGAGTTAGAAACTCTTTGGAAACTCCAAGAAGAGGAATTAAATCGTCTTACTGAGGGAGATTGGCAAGCAGATAAGGAAAAATGCCAAGAGCGCCTTGCTACCATTGCCAGTGAAAAGCAAAATCTGGAAGCTGAGATTGAAGAGATTAAGTCTAATAAAAATGCCATCCAAGAACGCTATCAAAACTTGCAGGAAGAGGTAGCGCAAGCTCGCCTGCTTAAGACAGAACTGCAAGGACAAAAACGTTATGAAGTTGCGGATATTGAACGTTTAGGCAAGGAATTGGATAATCTGAATATCGAGCAAGAGGAAATCCAGCGCCTTCTTCAAGAAAAGGTTGATAATCTGGAGAAGGTTGATACAGAATTGCTCAGTCAACAGGCGGAAGAGGCCAAAACTCAGAAAATGAACCTCCAACAAGGTTTGATTCGCAAGCAGTTTGAGTTGGATGATATTGAGGGTCAGCTGGATGACATTTCCAGTCATTTGGACCAGGCCCGCCAGCAGAATGAAGAGTGGATTCGCAAGCAAACACGTGCTGAAGCTAAGAAAGAAAAGGTTAGCGAGCGCTTACGCCATTTACAAAGTCAATTAACAGACCAGTACCAGATTAGCTATACTGAAGCTTTAGAAAAGTCTCATGAGTTGGAAAATCTCAATCTGGCAGAGCAAGAAGTTAAGGATTTAGAGAAGGCTATTCGCACACTGGGTCCTGTCAACTTGGAAGCTATTGACCAGTATGAAGAAGTTCACAACCGTCTGGACTTTCTAAATAGTCAGCGAGATGATATTTTGTCAGCGAAA from Streptococcus mitis encodes:
- the smc gene encoding chromosome segregation protein SMC, translating into MYLKEIEIQGFKSFADKTKVVFDQGVTAVVGPNGSGKSNITESLRWALGESSVKSLRGGKMPDVIFAGTESRKPLNYASVVVTLDNNDGFIKDAGQEIRVERHIYRSGDSEYKIDGKKVRLRDIHDLFLDTGLGRDSFSIISQGKVEEIFNSKPEERRAIFEEAAGVLKYKTRRKETESKLQQTQDNLDRLEDIIYELDNQIKPLEKQAENARKFLDLEGQRKAIYLDVLAAQIKENKAELDLTEEELAQVQELLTSYYQKREKLEEENHTLKKQRQDLQAEMAKDQGSLMDLTSLISDLERKLALSKLESEQVALNQQEAQVRLATLEDKRKTLSQEKAEKESSLALLEENLVQNNQKLNRLEAELLAFSDDPDQMIELLRERFVALLQEEADVSNQLTRIENELENSRQLSQKQADQLQKLKEQLATAKEKASQQKDELETAKEQVQKLLADYQAIDKEQEEQKASYQTQQSQLFDRLDSLKNKQARAKSLENILRNHSNFYAGVKSVLQEKARLGGIIGAVSEHLTFDVHYQTALEIALGASSQHIIVEDENAATKAIDFLKRNRAGRATFLPLTTINTRTISSQNQDAIAASPGFLGMADELVTFDTRLEAIFKNLLATTAIFDTVEHARAAARQVRYQVRMVTLDGTELRTGGSYAGGANRQNNSIFIKPELEQLQKEIAEEEASLRKDEESLKTLQEEVARLTERLEAIKSQGEQARIQEQGLSLAYQQTSQQVEELETLWKLQEEELNRLTEGDWQADKEKCQERLATIASEKQNLEAEIEEIKSNKNAIQERYQNLQEEVAQARLLKTELQGQKRYEVADIERLGKELDNLNIEQEEIQRLLQEKVDNLEKVDTELLSQQAEEAKTQKMNLQQGLIRKQFELDDIEGQLDDISSHLDQARQQNEEWIRKQTRAEAKKEKVSERLRHLQSQLTDQYQISYTEALEKSHELENLNLAEQEVKDLEKAIRTLGPVNLEAIDQYEEVHNRLDFLNSQRDDILSAKNLLLETITEMNDEVKERFKSTFEAIRESFKVTFKQMFGGGQADLILTEGDLLTAGVEISVQPPGKKIQSLNLMSGGEKALSALALLFSIIRVKTIPFVILDEVEAALDEANVKRFGDYLNRFDKDSQFIVVTHRKGTMAAADSIYGVTMQESGVSKIVSVKLKDLEETVD
- a CDS encoding McrC family protein, producing the protein MMRITDNQHRIAKEGFVAEYPKLSQALLDRTLDNLSKEDNIFIFPNDLKNSPDLEKDQKIFETVNQKIKTGNVVGFLGCGQERLTIASRFSDESNDHFLHYLLHKVLHINLTSLDVALSLEERLYQLLMYLFPKYLQAAIRKGLYKEYQRFSHNDTHVKGVIDVRNHLKKNLPFTGNIAYTTREFTYDNPLMQLVRHTIEYIKNQKSIGQGVLDNLLASRENVAEIVRVTPSYKLADRVKIIRGNQSKPIRHAYFHEYRKLQELCLMILNREKHGFGYQEQKIHGILFDVAWLWEEYVHTLLPKDFIHPRNKDKTDGISVFSNRERKVYPDFYQEELKIVLDAKYKKLELTEKGINREDLFQLISYSYILKAEKAGLVFPSRDKVVDNEIGKLAGYGALLKKWSIQIPQESSSYSEFCEMMENSEEIFKSNITKEVGRK
- a CDS encoding GMP reductase; this translates as MLNEFPIFDYEDIQLIPNKCVIKSRAEADTSVTLGNHTFKLPVVPANMQTILDENVAEQLAKGGYFYIMHRFDEAGRIPFIKRMHEQGLIASISVGVKDYEYDFVSQLKADAPEYITIDIAHGHADSVISMIKHIKKVLPDTFVIAGNVGTPEAVRELENAGADATKVGIGPGKVCITKVKTGFGTGGWQLAALRWCAKAARKPIIADGGIRTHGDIAKSIRFGASMVMIGSLFAGHIESPGKTIEVDGEQFKEYYGSASQYQKGAYKNVEGKRILLPAKGHLQDTLTEMEQDLQSAISYAGGRQVADLKHVDYVIVKNSIWNGDASR
- the rnc gene encoding ribonuclease III, with the protein product MKELQTVLKNHFAIEFADKNLLETAFTHTSYANEHRLLKISHNERLEFLGDAVLQLLISEYLYKKYPKKPEGDLSKLRAMIVREESLAGFARDCQFDQFIKLGKGEEKSGGRNRDTILGDAFEAFLGALLLDKDVAKVKEFIYQVMIPKVEAGEFEMITDYKTHLQELLQVNGDVAIRYQVISETGPAHDKVFDVEVLVEGKSIGQGQGRSKKLAEQEAAKNAVEKGLDSCI
- a CDS encoding AAA family ATPase translates to MEEKLNYWMIVAGGGGKVWSLFKEENIACIDFDSNLSNILDYNNPEELKQGKQRNLFIWKFAHDIKINDYIIATSGFNKILGIGQCVKTYYFDETKTEFKHCIGVNWLKVDGGWEYQGKKGARQTINWDRNSERINLYKSILNGTYRKNIEKVVMNKNINDYLDKLRKSKNLILRGAPGTGKTYLAKEIAKELTDGNEDQIGFVQFHPSYDYTDFVEGLRPVSNGDGAIEFKLQDGIFKKFCQNAIDSKKIGGQDNFDEAWDLYLEYVNNRDEKEYLTEFSYLTVNSRNNFNINYETKSQGTVLTKSYVYELYKDENYLKQPYYHNQGKKVLETLKKRFALKDYISPEEVETDKKFVFIIDEINRGEISKIFGELFFSIDPGYRGEKGCVSTQYANLHETNEKFYIPENVYIIGTMNDIDRSVDTFDFAMRRRFRFVEVTAESQLYILDNELDGHEEEAKKRLRNLNAAIENVQELNSHYHIGPSYFRNLKELDYDYELLWSDYLKPLLEDYLRGSYEEAETLGTLKKAFDLTKNEQKDQAVADDHEGDEDDDADN